One part of the Sorangiineae bacterium MSr11954 genome encodes these proteins:
- the purN gene encoding phosphoribosylglycinamide formyltransferase, with product MVKLGVLISGTGSNLKAVLDAIDQGRLAAEVAVVISNVPSAKGLEHARARGIPALVIDHKAFDGRAAFDASLVDTLRAHEVDWVVLAGFMRVITPVLLDAFPYRIVNIHPALLPSFPGMHAQKQAFEYGVRIAGCTVHLVDAGTDTGPILAQAAVPVFDSDDASTLSARILAEEHQLLPRVLQWIVEGRVDVERPLGGGRARVRVNVDSREILAASNVVLRTRGTSQDEGGG from the coding sequence ATCGTGAAGCTCGGCGTTCTCATCTCCGGGACCGGCTCGAACCTCAAAGCCGTCCTCGACGCCATCGACCAGGGCCGGCTCGCCGCCGAGGTGGCGGTGGTGATCTCCAACGTCCCGAGCGCCAAGGGGCTGGAGCACGCCCGGGCGCGCGGCATTCCGGCCCTGGTCATCGACCACAAGGCCTTCGATGGCCGCGCGGCGTTCGACGCCAGCCTGGTCGACACGCTTCGCGCGCACGAGGTGGACTGGGTGGTCCTCGCGGGCTTCATGCGGGTCATCACCCCCGTGCTCCTCGACGCGTTCCCGTACCGCATCGTCAACATCCACCCCGCGCTGCTGCCGTCGTTTCCGGGCATGCACGCGCAGAAGCAGGCCTTCGAGTACGGCGTTCGCATCGCGGGCTGCACCGTGCACCTGGTCGACGCGGGCACCGACACGGGCCCCATCCTGGCGCAAGCCGCGGTGCCCGTGTTCGACTCCGACGACGCATCGACCTTGAGCGCGCGCATCTTGGCCGAGGAGCACCAGCTGCTCCCGCGCGTCCTTCAGTGGATCGTCGAAGGCCGAGTCGACGTCGAGCGGCCCTTGGGCGGCGGGCGCGCGCGCGTTCGCGTGAACGTCGATTCGCGGGAGATCCTCGCCGCGTCGAACGTCGTGCTCCGCACGCGTGGCACCTCGCAAGACGAGGGGGGAGGGTAG
- the purM gene encoding phosphoribosylformylglycinamidine cyclo-ligase encodes MAITYRKAGVDIDAGDELVERIKPLARATRIAEVMEDVGGFAGMCRLPSGLEDPVLVSGTDGVGTKLKVAFLTGVHDTIGFDLVGMCVNDVVTTGARPLFFLDYFGTGKLHVDVGEAVVRGIANACKEVGCALLGGETAELPGMYAEGEYDLAGFAVGVVSRKNIVDGKRVAAGDAVIGIASSGLHSNGYSLARHVLLETMHLAPSDTPEGLGGATLAEALLRPTRLYARHVAALTSDGGIDVRAMSHITGGGLPGNLPRVLPDGLGVRIDGTWTRPAIFDLIAQGGPVEEKEMRRTFNLGIGFVVIVPAGHAARATAVLRELGEEPIALGEVVPVDPQTPFEERVLWQGA; translated from the coding sequence ATGGCGATCACCTATCGGAAGGCGGGGGTCGACATCGATGCGGGCGACGAGCTCGTCGAACGAATCAAACCGCTCGCACGAGCTACCCGCATCGCCGAGGTCATGGAAGACGTCGGCGGCTTCGCCGGCATGTGCCGCCTGCCCTCGGGGCTCGAGGATCCGGTGCTGGTGAGCGGCACGGACGGTGTCGGCACCAAATTGAAGGTCGCCTTTCTCACCGGCGTCCATGACACCATCGGCTTCGACTTGGTCGGGATGTGCGTCAACGACGTGGTGACCACCGGCGCCCGTCCGCTCTTCTTCCTCGACTACTTTGGCACTGGAAAACTTCACGTCGACGTGGGGGAGGCCGTGGTCCGCGGCATCGCCAACGCCTGCAAAGAGGTCGGCTGCGCCCTGCTCGGCGGCGAGACGGCGGAGCTGCCCGGCATGTACGCCGAGGGCGAGTACGATCTGGCCGGCTTCGCGGTGGGCGTGGTCTCGCGCAAGAACATCGTCGATGGCAAGCGGGTCGCCGCCGGCGATGCGGTCATCGGCATCGCCTCCAGCGGCCTTCACTCCAACGGCTACTCGCTCGCGCGCCATGTGCTGCTCGAGACGATGCACCTCGCCCCGAGCGACACCCCCGAGGGCCTCGGCGGCGCCACTTTGGCCGAAGCGCTCCTTCGCCCCACGCGCCTTTACGCGCGCCATGTGGCCGCGCTCACGTCCGATGGCGGCATCGACGTGCGCGCCATGAGCCACATCACCGGGGGCGGCCTCCCCGGGAACCTGCCCCGCGTGTTGCCCGACGGCCTGGGAGTCCGGATCGATGGAACCTGGACCCGCCCCGCCATCTTCGACCTGATCGCCCAGGGCGGTCCGGTGGAAGAAAAAGAGATGCGCCGCACCTTCAACCTCGGCATCGGCTTCGTCGTGATCGTCCCCGCGGGCCACGCGGCGCGCGCGACGGCGGTGCTGCGCGAGCTCGGCGAGGAGCCCATCGCCTTGGGCGAGGTGGTGCCGGTGGATCCCCAGACGCCGTTCGAAGAGCGCGTCCTCTGGCAGGGGGCGTGA
- a CDS encoding AAA family ATPase has product MKVLTFFNSQGGVGKTTLLFNVAHMLVNKGKRVTMVDCDPQCNLSASILDDEKLDELWSAEGGTGVTVENCLRGIHQRTGDICEPRCITVSSAGLSLLPGDLLLSQLEQTLAADGWGRDFRRDKAAILVASSVARVVERAGAVTSADIVLLDVGPSLGALNRAVHAACDAVVVPVAPDLFSLRGLQNVGPTLRDWNEQWKEVRPPAGKHVPPHQGTVLGYVVQQHLARADRPVAGYHAWADRIPDSFARFVQGRVDVDPTVTIQTDPLCLGLLKHYASLVPLAQAARKPIFALKQADGIGGGQIQSVAHARKQFSAFTDTLLERLQA; this is encoded by the coding sequence GTGAAGGTCCTTACGTTCTTCAATAGCCAGGGGGGGGTAGGGAAGACCACGCTGCTCTTCAACGTCGCGCACATGCTCGTCAACAAGGGAAAGCGTGTGACGATGGTCGATTGCGATCCGCAGTGCAACCTGTCCGCGTCGATTTTGGACGACGAAAAGCTCGACGAGCTGTGGAGCGCGGAAGGTGGAACGGGGGTGACGGTCGAGAACTGTCTGCGCGGAATTCATCAGCGGACGGGTGACATTTGCGAACCTCGATGCATCACCGTTTCCTCGGCGGGGTTGTCGTTGCTACCGGGCGATCTCCTTCTGAGCCAGCTCGAACAGACGTTGGCCGCGGATGGTTGGGGCCGAGATTTCCGGCGTGACAAGGCTGCCATTTTGGTGGCGTCATCGGTCGCGAGGGTGGTCGAACGTGCAGGAGCGGTGACCTCGGCGGACATCGTGCTCCTGGACGTGGGACCAAGCTTGGGGGCGTTGAACCGCGCCGTGCATGCCGCGTGCGATGCGGTCGTCGTTCCCGTCGCACCCGACTTGTTCAGCCTTCGCGGGCTACAGAACGTAGGGCCGACGCTTCGGGACTGGAACGAACAGTGGAAGGAGGTCCGTCCTCCTGCGGGAAAGCACGTACCACCGCATCAGGGCACGGTCCTCGGATATGTCGTCCAGCAGCATCTCGCGCGCGCGGATCGGCCGGTCGCGGGCTACCACGCCTGGGCAGATCGCATCCCCGATTCCTTTGCGCGGTTCGTCCAGGGGCGCGTAGATGTCGACCCAACAGTAACCATCCAGACCGACCCACTTTGCCTTGGTCTTCTCAAACACTACGCCAGCCTAGTCCCGCTCGCTCAAGCGGCGCGCAAGCCGATTTTTGCGCTCAAACAGGCCGATGGAATCGGAGGGGGGCAGATCCAATCGGTCGCCCATGCGAGAAAGCAGTTCTCCGCCTTCACGGACACCCTCCTGGAGCGCCTCCAAGCGTAG
- a CDS encoding N-acetyltransferase: MPKRESSPPSFTPRPRPGEPAKIYPTAIVQPGATIGPDAVVGAFCFVASGARIGPGCRIQCHTSVWNGVILEADVFVGPAATFTNVRHPRAAFSRGPAAGGAWDETYVERGATVGASATLVAPVRIGAHAMIAAGAVVTRDVPSHAIVAGVPARIIGWACVCGETVARGARRPKRLQCEACEG, translated from the coding sequence ATGCCGAAGCGAGAGAGCAGCCCGCCTTCCTTTACACCGCGCCCGCGTCCTGGTGAACCGGCGAAGATCTATCCCACGGCGATCGTCCAACCGGGCGCGACGATCGGCCCCGACGCGGTGGTGGGCGCATTCTGCTTCGTGGCGAGCGGCGCCCGCATCGGGCCCGGGTGCCGCATCCAGTGCCACACCAGCGTCTGGAACGGCGTGATCCTGGAGGCCGACGTCTTCGTAGGCCCCGCAGCCACCTTCACCAATGTGCGCCATCCGCGCGCAGCTTTTTCACGGGGCCCCGCGGCCGGCGGCGCCTGGGACGAGACCTATGTGGAGCGGGGGGCGACCGTGGGCGCGAGCGCAACATTGGTGGCGCCCGTGCGCATCGGCGCGCACGCGATGATCGCGGCCGGCGCGGTGGTCACGCGCGACGTTCCGAGCCACGCCATCGTGGCGGGGGTGCCGGCGCGGATCATCGGCTGGGCGTGCGTGTGCGGGGAGACGGTGGCCCGCGGCGCGCGCCGTCCCAAGCGGCTTCAGTGCGAAGCGTGCGAGGGGTGA
- a CDS encoding mechanosensitive ion channel family protein has product MAVGPDYVAIWIGRILLALVVSALWIWILRSLGRMLRSLVAFIDRRLRRRGKGFHFRSVEVLGVDTIIGFFRSLIGMTRALGSLTVTYLWILVVAWALDPNRRVFGVVVQPLVTVLTHAFEALLGFIPNLVMLIIIFSMARFSTRSVAVLTDAVRLRKLELDWLEPELAVPTRRIVTILIWVLALVMSGPYLPGSESKAFLGVAIMVGVLLAVGARSVTSNLLAGLVLTYSRAYRTGDRVRIGETTGEVLTLGALTTRLRTEENREVVIPNAVAQSGLITHMVSRPRSLSTINAYEFVRQTTPPSVPAPRPVEPLAARAVEPLAARAVEPPVAVPVPAPRPAESPAPPPPDPAPAPEALEVPPVPPAGASAASSSGAVVKEESP; this is encoded by the coding sequence ATGGCGGTCGGCCCCGACTACGTGGCGATCTGGATCGGACGCATCCTGCTGGCGCTGGTCGTTTCGGCGCTCTGGATCTGGATCCTGCGAAGCCTGGGGCGCATGCTGCGCAGCCTCGTCGCCTTCATCGATCGGCGCCTGCGCCGGCGCGGGAAAGGCTTTCATTTCCGATCGGTCGAGGTCCTTGGCGTCGATACGATCATCGGCTTTTTCCGGTCCCTCATCGGGATGACGCGCGCCTTGGGCTCGCTGACCGTCACGTATCTCTGGATCCTGGTCGTCGCCTGGGCGCTCGATCCCAACCGGCGCGTCTTCGGCGTGGTGGTGCAGCCGCTGGTCACCGTGCTGACGCACGCCTTCGAGGCGCTGCTCGGGTTCATCCCGAACCTGGTCATGCTCATCATCATTTTCTCGATGGCGCGCTTCTCCACGCGCTCGGTGGCGGTGCTGACGGACGCCGTGCGCTTGCGCAAGCTGGAGCTCGACTGGCTGGAGCCGGAGCTGGCGGTGCCCACGCGCCGCATCGTCACCATTTTGATTTGGGTGCTGGCGCTGGTCATGTCGGGGCCGTACCTCCCCGGGAGCGAATCGAAGGCTTTTCTCGGCGTGGCCATCATGGTGGGCGTGCTCTTGGCCGTGGGCGCGCGCAGCGTCACCTCGAACCTGCTCGCCGGGCTGGTGCTCACCTATTCGCGCGCGTACCGCACCGGCGATCGCGTGCGCATCGGTGAGACCACGGGCGAGGTGCTCACCTTGGGCGCGCTCACCACCCGACTTCGCACCGAGGAGAACCGCGAGGTCGTCATCCCCAATGCCGTGGCGCAGTCGGGCCTCATCACGCACATGGTCTCGCGTCCGCGCTCCCTCAGCACCATCAATGCGTACGAGTTCGTGCGCCAAACCACCCCGCCGTCCGTCCCTGCACCGCGCCCGGTCGAGCCCCTCGCGGCGCGCGCGGTCGAGCCCCTCGCGGCGCGCGCGGTCGAGCCGCCCGTCGCTGTCCCTGTCCCTGCACCGCGCCCTGCCGAGTCCCCCGCACCGCCTCCGCCGGATCCCGCGCCAGCGCCCGAGGCCCTCGAGGTTCCCCCGGTACCGCCGGCGGGCGCGAGCGCCGCGAGCTCCAGCGGCGCGGTGGTGAAAGAGGAATCCCCTTAG
- the ffh gene encoding signal recognition particle protein, whose amino-acid sequence MFDALANGFRQAKNRLAGLTELNEQNIDTALREVRLSLLEADVELGVVKAFLARVKEKALGEVVRVKTKSADGSTVKVSAGDQFIKICHDELVAFMTAEGPAITFAEKGPTGIMMVGLQGSGKTTTTSKLAHYLTREEKKKPLLVAADMQRPAAVEQLQVLGRSLKIPVFNIPGETPLEICKKAREEARAKGYDVIIYDTAGRLAIDAPLMDELGAIKDAVKPENIFLVVDSMIGQDAVKVSKGFHDRLELTGVVLTKLDGDARGGAALSVKEVTGAPVRFIGVGEGADKFEEFRPEGMASRVLGMGDVVGLMKDFQSVVDEQKAAEDAMKMLQGQFTLDDFLSQIRMIQKMGSLKDIVGKMPGMDGMIPPDANLDDRELVKIEAIIQSFTKFEKNDPYSLVRDPSRVKRIAKGSGSPEQAVSELVQKFLFMRQMMQGLGQNMGLLGNIPGLKQLQMAKNLKNMAKGGFPGGFPGMPGMGGMPGMGGFPGMGGFPGLGGLGGLGGLGGFPGMGGAGGQDASLTKMKPLSTSERNAKKAQRKREKDARRKGRK is encoded by the coding sequence ATGTTCGACGCATTGGCCAACGGCTTTCGGCAGGCAAAAAACCGCCTTGCGGGTCTCACGGAGCTCAACGAGCAGAATATCGATACGGCACTCCGCGAGGTGCGACTGTCGCTGTTGGAGGCCGACGTCGAGCTCGGCGTCGTCAAAGCATTTCTTGCCCGCGTCAAGGAAAAGGCCCTGGGCGAAGTCGTCCGGGTCAAGACCAAGTCGGCCGATGGCAGCACCGTCAAGGTGAGCGCGGGCGATCAGTTCATCAAGATCTGCCACGACGAGCTCGTCGCCTTCATGACGGCCGAAGGCCCCGCGATCACGTTCGCGGAGAAGGGCCCCACCGGCATCATGATGGTCGGCCTCCAAGGCTCCGGAAAGACGACCACCACCTCCAAGCTGGCGCACTACCTCACGCGCGAGGAGAAGAAGAAGCCCCTCCTCGTCGCCGCGGACATGCAGCGCCCCGCCGCCGTCGAGCAGCTCCAGGTCCTCGGCAGGAGCCTGAAAATCCCGGTGTTCAACATCCCGGGCGAGACGCCGCTCGAGATCTGCAAAAAGGCGCGTGAAGAGGCCCGCGCCAAGGGCTACGACGTCATCATCTACGACACCGCCGGCCGCCTCGCCATCGACGCGCCCCTCATGGACGAGCTCGGGGCGATCAAAGATGCGGTCAAGCCCGAGAACATCTTCCTCGTGGTCGACTCGATGATCGGCCAGGACGCCGTCAAGGTCTCCAAGGGCTTTCACGACCGGCTCGAGCTCACGGGCGTGGTCCTCACGAAGCTCGACGGCGACGCCCGCGGCGGCGCAGCGCTCAGCGTCAAAGAGGTGACCGGCGCGCCCGTGCGCTTCATCGGTGTGGGCGAGGGCGCCGACAAGTTCGAGGAGTTCCGCCCCGAGGGCATGGCCAGCCGCGTGCTGGGCATGGGCGACGTGGTCGGCCTCATGAAGGATTTCCAGTCGGTCGTCGACGAGCAAAAGGCCGCCGAGGACGCGATGAAGATGCTCCAAGGGCAGTTTACCTTGGACGACTTCCTCAGCCAGATCCGCATGATCCAGAAGATGGGCTCCCTCAAGGACATCGTCGGCAAAATGCCGGGGATGGATGGGATGATCCCGCCCGACGCCAACCTCGACGATCGCGAGCTCGTGAAGATCGAGGCCATCATCCAGAGCTTCACCAAGTTCGAAAAGAACGATCCGTACTCGCTCGTCCGCGATCCCTCCCGCGTCAAGCGCATCGCCAAAGGCTCGGGGAGCCCCGAGCAGGCGGTGAGCGAGCTCGTTCAAAAGTTCCTCTTCATGCGCCAGATGATGCAGGGCCTGGGGCAGAACATGGGGCTGCTCGGAAATATCCCGGGGCTCAAGCAGCTGCAGATGGCCAAGAACCTCAAGAACATGGCCAAGGGCGGCTTCCCCGGCGGTTTCCCCGGCATGCCGGGCATGGGGGGGATGCCGGGCATGGGCGGCTTTCCAGGCATGGGCGGCTTTCCGGGGCTCGGTGGGTTGGGCGGTCTCGGGGGCCTCGGCGGCTTTCCCGGTATGGGCGGCGCCGGCGGTCAAGACGCCAGCCTGACCAAGATGAAGCCCCTGTCGACCTCCGAGCGCAACGCCAAGAAAGCGCAGCGGAAGCGCGAAAAAGACGCGCGCCGCAAGGGTCGCAAATAG
- a CDS encoding NAD(P)-binding protein, with protein MAKHYDVVVLGAGIGALSAAALLARRSWRVLVLGQGYRPSTYTYEGLPLARRAFNFHASHSPAWGRVIVELAQSQTFRRRLTPLDPVLAVLSPGRRLEIPTDDALFGREIDREFPGIRRVVDEFYTELARTCALADSGFERDIVLPPGGFWERRETERTLALLPHLRETGDLLAEFSRDHPYRGVIELTARFASDLAADSLPPFALARLHGSWIRAVRLGRGEEELTEFLVERVRAHGGDVNLGERATSIAHRGGKVTGVLVDGDDVPTGAPFIVSDLPTTALLDLAPGFAPSRRAMSQLPAVHPRTWRFVVSILANDRGIPQPLAAESFLIPDPPMYTVHLQRIKGPGDTTLLVAETFLESDSRGKVAAARERVLATVEQFLPFVERHYLLVDSPHDGRPLWDFRSGERKAVDRTRVRATGGSLEAEPTLVQWDVDPLQLYGLAGEPLRTPLSGAFVLGRTTLPALGQEGELLAAWGVARIITRTDRRKERMRRDMWSKVELG; from the coding sequence ATGGCCAAACACTACGATGTGGTCGTCCTCGGGGCGGGGATCGGTGCGCTGTCGGCGGCAGCGCTTCTGGCGCGTCGCTCGTGGCGTGTGCTGGTGCTCGGACAGGGCTACCGGCCGTCCACGTACACGTACGAGGGCCTGCCGCTCGCCCGGCGCGCCTTCAACTTTCACGCATCGCACTCGCCGGCGTGGGGCCGGGTCATCGTGGAGCTGGCGCAGTCGCAGACCTTTCGCCGCAGGCTCACGCCGCTCGATCCGGTGCTGGCGGTGCTCAGCCCCGGACGAAGGCTGGAGATCCCCACCGACGACGCCCTCTTCGGCCGCGAAATCGACCGTGAGTTTCCCGGCATCCGCCGCGTGGTCGACGAGTTCTACACGGAGCTGGCGCGCACCTGCGCCCTGGCGGACTCCGGCTTCGAGCGCGACATCGTGCTACCCCCCGGCGGCTTCTGGGAGCGCCGAGAGACCGAGCGCACCTTGGCGCTGCTCCCGCACCTGCGCGAGACGGGCGATCTGCTCGCCGAGTTCTCGCGCGACCACCCCTACCGCGGCGTCATCGAGCTCACCGCCCGCTTCGCCTCCGACTTGGCGGCCGACAGCCTGCCGCCGTTCGCGCTGGCCCGCCTGCACGGCTCCTGGATCCGCGCCGTGCGCCTCGGGCGCGGCGAAGAGGAGCTCACCGAGTTTCTGGTCGAGCGGGTCCGCGCCCACGGCGGCGACGTCAACCTCGGCGAGCGCGCCACGAGCATCGCCCACCGCGGCGGCAAGGTGACCGGCGTCCTGGTCGACGGCGACGACGTCCCCACCGGCGCGCCCTTCATCGTCTCGGATCTCCCGACCACCGCGCTGCTCGATCTGGCCCCCGGCTTCGCCCCCTCGCGGCGCGCCATGAGCCAGCTGCCCGCCGTGCACCCGCGCACCTGGCGCTTCGTGGTCTCGATCCTGGCGAACGATCGCGGCATCCCGCAGCCGCTGGCCGCCGAATCGTTCCTCATCCCCGATCCGCCCATGTACACGGTGCACCTGCAGCGCATCAAAGGCCCGGGCGACACCACCCTCCTCGTGGCCGAAACGTTCCTCGAGAGCGACTCCCGCGGCAAGGTCGCCGCCGCCCGCGAGCGCGTCCTCGCCACCGTGGAGCAGTTCCTCCCGTTCGTGGAGCGCCATTACCTGCTGGTCGACTCCCCGCACGATGGCCGCCCGCTCTGGGATTTCCGCAGCGGCGAGCGCAAGGCGGTCGACCGCACCCGCGTGCGCGCCACCGGCGGCTCGCTCGAGGCCGAACCGACCTTGGTCCAGTGGGACGTCGACCCGCTGCAGCTATACGGCTTGGCCGGGGAGCCCTTGCGCACCCCACTTTCCGGCGCCTTCGTGCTGGGCCGGACGACCCTACCGGCCTTGGGGCAAGAGGGTGAGCTCCTGGCCGCGTGGGGGGTCGCACGAATTATTACCCGAACCGACCGCCGCAAAGAGAGAATGCGTCGCGACATGTGGAGCAAAGTGGAGCTCGGGTGA
- a CDS encoding methyltransferase domain-containing protein, with product MHDAIANGAIERTDVAAAQRRSCLKWLGRTSDICDRVALSARERSKVEFMLHHLLQTVVAAGPYTLEDVPSHVIESWLSPCLGLSEHDRRLRLLEGLITLRDEPVRNPALRQKRQGGSHSWRALRDWLRWRWYHEEVAGRTHAFFEDLTQKDILDEEIALTPFYQALYQHTSGGHHVVFDDSDDEILALVQQLGITAPAPRVLDVGCGYGRLLKRFAQSSPGATLTGTSIFEFSSEQRTELAKHQITALYCAAERIEVPDCSQDIVLSTEVIEHLRRPAVLVREIHRVLRPGGIFCVSAPMKGASIYCPNPLTYAAVAAAPLVPKVLPRFHNLYAPLTPLRLVHYGMAVDEYRDLFREVFPDAQVKTTRFTALRKFRLEQMAPRLPLVRWMGGLGVAFGRKS from the coding sequence ATGCACGACGCAATCGCCAATGGCGCGATCGAGCGAACCGACGTAGCAGCTGCGCAGCGGCGGAGTTGCTTGAAGTGGCTTGGCCGCACATCGGACATTTGCGATCGGGTGGCGCTCTCGGCGAGGGAACGGTCGAAGGTCGAGTTCATGCTGCACCACCTGCTTCAAACCGTGGTCGCGGCTGGGCCGTACACCCTCGAGGACGTGCCCTCGCACGTGATCGAGTCGTGGCTCTCGCCCTGTCTTGGGCTCAGCGAGCACGACCGGCGTTTGCGTCTGCTCGAGGGGCTCATCACCTTGCGCGACGAGCCCGTCCGCAACCCCGCGCTCCGCCAAAAGCGGCAAGGTGGCAGTCACTCCTGGCGCGCGCTTCGCGATTGGCTGCGCTGGCGCTGGTACCACGAGGAGGTCGCCGGGCGCACCCACGCGTTCTTCGAGGACCTCACGCAGAAGGACATCCTCGACGAGGAGATCGCCCTCACGCCGTTCTATCAAGCGCTCTACCAGCACACATCGGGAGGGCACCACGTCGTCTTCGACGACTCGGACGACGAGATCCTCGCCCTGGTGCAGCAGCTCGGGATCACGGCGCCCGCCCCGAGGGTGCTCGACGTGGGCTGCGGGTACGGCCGGCTGCTCAAGCGGTTCGCCCAGAGCTCGCCGGGCGCGACCTTGACGGGCACCTCGATCTTCGAGTTCTCGAGCGAGCAACGCACTGAGCTCGCGAAGCACCAAATCACGGCGCTCTATTGCGCCGCCGAGCGGATCGAGGTCCCGGATTGCTCCCAAGACATCGTCCTCTCCACGGAGGTCATCGAGCACCTGCGGAGGCCCGCCGTTCTCGTGCGCGAGATCCATCGCGTCCTCCGCCCCGGCGGGATCTTCTGCGTGAGCGCGCCCATGAAGGGCGCCTCGATCTATTGCCCCAACCCCCTGACGTATGCGGCGGTCGCCGCGGCGCCCCTCGTTCCCAAGGTGCTGCCCCGCTTCCACAATTTGTACGCGCCGCTCACGCCCCTGCGGCTCGTGCACTACGGCATGGCGGTCGACGAGTACCGCGATCTCTTTCGCGAGGTCTTCCCCGACGCCCAGGTCAAGACCACCCGCTTCACCGCGCTCCGGAAGTTTCGCTTGGAGCAGATGGCGCCGCGGCTCCCGCTCGTCCGATGGATGGGCGGTCTCGGCGTGGCATTTGGCAGAAAGTCCTAG
- a CDS encoding class I SAM-dependent methyltransferase yields MNLQSLLLVGRPWYLMRRIAYKAYEMRHPDEPWISQGAVRFCDAHLHRGMRGVEWGSGRSTAWFAQRLGHLVSVEHSFEWHAIVSRKLEALRNVDYRFVALDHPEKQPTVPRYDPQPRYVAVVNDFEDGSLDFAVVDGHYRQACVLAVLPKLRAGGLLLIDNTDWMPLDEWGVPSSYPIVHQSRNVMTQTTVWEKPLSSGI; encoded by the coding sequence TTGAACCTGCAATCTCTTCTTCTCGTAGGTCGGCCTTGGTACCTCATGCGCCGCATCGCCTACAAAGCGTACGAAATGCGTCACCCCGACGAGCCTTGGATCTCCCAAGGCGCGGTGCGGTTCTGTGATGCGCACCTTCATCGAGGGATGCGCGGCGTGGAGTGGGGGAGCGGGCGAAGCACCGCTTGGTTTGCGCAGCGTTTGGGGCACCTGGTGAGCGTCGAGCACTCCTTCGAGTGGCACGCCATCGTAAGCCGCAAGCTGGAGGCGCTCCGCAATGTCGATTACCGGTTCGTCGCGCTCGACCACCCCGAGAAGCAGCCCACCGTACCCCGCTACGATCCGCAGCCTCGCTACGTGGCCGTCGTGAACGACTTCGAGGATGGCTCCTTGGACTTCGCCGTGGTCGATGGCCACTACCGGCAAGCGTGCGTCCTGGCCGTGCTGCCCAAGCTTCGCGCGGGAGGCCTCCTCCTCATCGACAACACCGACTGGATGCCGCTGGACGAGTGGGGCGTTCCCTCCTCGTATCCCATCGTGCATCAAAGCCGGAACGTGATGACGCAGACCACGGTCTGGGAGAAACCCCTCTCGTCCGGCATCTGA
- a CDS encoding glycosyltransferase family 2 protein, whose product MSMLSIIIPCFNERSTIEAIVDRVLAQPFDMEVLIVDDGSTDGTRGVLERLSQRQPQIRVLLQPQNRGKGAALRRGIREATGDFVLIQDADLEYDPGDYETLLAPLLSGKADVVYGSRFQGGTRRVLFFWHAVGNRLLTLLSNMVSDLNLSDMETCYKVFRREIIQSILLEEDRFGFEPEVTLKVARNKQIRIYEVPISYQGRTYEEGKKIGLKDGFRALYVITKYGFVNRKHAPWVTEGAPVRSPEPVRSPEPVRSPQPVPVLESVSEAMSPLDPPLDPVSVLEVADGHLRVEARTEPLAMAGGKA is encoded by the coding sequence ATGTCGATGTTGTCGATCATCATCCCATGCTTCAACGAGCGCTCGACGATCGAGGCCATCGTCGACCGTGTGCTCGCGCAGCCGTTCGATATGGAAGTGCTCATCGTCGACGACGGTAGCACCGACGGTACCCGCGGCGTCCTCGAGCGGCTCTCCCAGCGGCAGCCGCAAATTCGGGTGCTGCTGCAGCCCCAAAATCGAGGAAAGGGCGCCGCGCTTCGGCGCGGCATTCGGGAGGCCACGGGCGATTTCGTCCTCATTCAGGACGCCGACCTGGAATACGACCCCGGCGACTACGAAACCTTGCTCGCGCCGCTGCTGAGCGGCAAGGCCGACGTCGTCTACGGCTCACGCTTTCAGGGGGGTACCCGGCGCGTGTTGTTTTTCTGGCACGCGGTCGGCAACCGCCTGTTGACGCTCCTCAGCAACATGGTCTCCGACCTCAATCTCTCCGATATGGAGACCTGCTACAAAGTCTTCCGCCGCGAGATCATCCAGAGCATCCTCCTCGAGGAGGACCGTTTTGGCTTCGAGCCCGAGGTCACCCTCAAGGTGGCGCGAAACAAACAGATTCGCATCTACGAGGTGCCCATTTCGTACCAAGGCCGCACCTACGAAGAAGGAAAGAAAATTGGGCTCAAGGACGGATTCCGTGCCCTGTATGTCATTACCAAGTACGGGTTCGTGAACCGCAAACACGCGCCTTGGGTGACGGAGGGTGCGCCGGTGCGCTCGCCCGAGCCGGTGCGCTCGCCCGAGCCGGTTCGCTCGCCCCAGCCGGTGCCGGTGCTCGAGTCGGTGTCCGAGGCCATGTCGCCGCTCGACCCCCCGCTCGATCCGGTGTCGGTGCTCGAGGTGGCCGACGGGCATCTTCGGGTCGAGGCGCGCACCGAGCCGTTGGCGATGGCCGGCGGCAAGGCTTGA